Genomic segment of Bacteroidales bacterium:
CTCCTTGTAATGTTATTCGTTTGGTATGATTATATATAGCATTGGTTTTAAATGCCTTAAAAAGCTCATATCGCTTATCTGCTTTCAATAATTCTTTTTTTGACTGATAAATACCCGGGTTTAACCAAATATCGGCATTTTGAGCATGCAACAAAACTTTTTCAAAATCAAATTTAAGTATAACAGCTTTTTGCTGATTGCAAAAAATATAATTCCCTCCTGCATCTTTTGTCAATTGAGCAAAATACGAATTACCATTGGGCATATACCAAACTTCTTGATACGGAATATTGAAAAATACCGTAGGTCGATGACTTAGATGAATATTATTTTTTATCGTTTTATAACAATTTTCTATTTGCTCAAAAATACTATCAGCAAGCTGCTTTTTTTGAAAGAAAACACTAAAAAACTTAATCCATTCAGCTCTTCCTAAAGGATTTTCTTCCATAAACTCTGCAACATAAACAACAGGTATATGAAGCATCAGAAGTTTGTTTACATAAGGCATATTTTCCTTTCCTACTGAATAAATAAAAACCACATCGGGATGCAATGATAAAATTTGTTCAAAATTGATATTATTTTCGTAACCAACTTCTAAAATATGATTTTGTTCTATTTCATTTCTCAATTTGGAGTTGTAAACCATCGAAGTACCAGATATCGCTTTTATTGCTTTTAATTCGTTTAGAGCTTCAAAATAACCAATGTAAGTAGTACTAAACAAAACGGCTCGTTGAATAGGGATATGAATGCTATTAGGTTTTGAATAAGCAGATAAATAATAAGTAAATGTGTCATTTTCTGAACCTTGATAAGGATTAATAACTTTTAATATGTATGAAGAATCCTGAAGCACTTTTATTAAAAAATGATTGGCATAACGATTCGTAACTATATTGTTTAACTGTTTATTATTCGATTGACAAGCCCATAAAAAGAATAGTATAGACAAAAGAAAAAGAAAACGCATATTATTTTTTTGTTTCAATTAAAAAGAGATTTTTAGAAATGGATTGACCGTTTTTAAAGAAAAATTCCCCTCCCCAACTATGTGTTACTTGTCTGTATTCATTAGCAACGCCTTCTCTGTTTACAATGATGCGTTTAATTTTCTTCGATTTGTCTTCATAATTTTCTTCTGTTACACCTTCGGGATAAGTTTTAGCTAATTCAGATAAGTACTTTTGTACTTCTTCTTTGTCATTGAAATTTATTTCTTCTAATTTTTTTAGTTTTGCTTGTTGCTCATCAATCTGTTTTTGTCTTTCTTCAGCCAAACGACGTTGCTCTTCTTCGTTACGCTTTTTTAGTAAGTCTTGACATTCTGCTATTTTTTGTTTTGGATAAGATTCATTAGGCTTTTGCTTTAGAGCAGTCTGATAATAGGTAATGGCATTCGT
This window contains:
- a CDS encoding ABC transporter substrate-binding protein codes for the protein MRFLFLLSILFFLWACQSNNKQLNNIVTNRYANHFLIKVLQDSSYILKVINPYQGSENDTFTYYLSAYSKPNSIHIPIQRAVLFSTTYIGYFEALNELKAIKAISGTSMVYNSKLRNEIEQNHILEVGYENNINFEQILSLHPDVVFIYSVGKENMPYVNKLLMLHIPVVYVAEFMEENPLGRAEWIKFFSVFFQKKQLADSIFEQIENCYKTIKNNIHLSHRPTVFFNIPYQEVWYMPNGNSYFAQLTKDAGGNYIFCNQQKAVILKFDFEKVLLHAQNADIWLNPGIYQSKKELLKADKRYELFKAFKTNAIYNHTKRITLQGGNDFWESGVVKPHLILEDLIHIFNNDSNFQFHYYQKVL